The genomic stretch AAGCGATATTGAAAGATTATTTCTGACTAAAAAGAAAATGGATGATGAAGACACTTTTGTAGCAATCAATTTATCTATGAAAATTCGTGCAAAAGACAGAGCCTTAACCAAAGCAATCTGGAATGAATGCCTGCAGACGCCATACAATGCTCCTGCACAAACCTTGCGGGTAGGAGTTGATGCCAAAATGAAAAGACTTGATAATCTTAGTTACAGCGGCGGATACCTCAATGCTCTTGTATTGGCGGGCATAGTTTCTGGGATCCTTTATTCTTATGTGGCAAACTACCCTAAATTAATCTTTGCAATACCTGTTATTTTCGTAGCAATGATATTTAAGCCTACAATAACAGTCTTACGAACTGGTTCACCTGAAAGACTGTTAAAACAGATAGGTTTTGTTATTTTAGAAACTCTTTCTTATCAAAATCTTATCAAAACTAACCTCAAACTTGTTAAAATAAAATGCGACACGGATTCAACTAAAAGACAGTATTTTTATGCATCGGGGTTGCCTGTTGAAGAAAACAACCTGCTTATCCAAGCTATAATAGAGTTTTTAGACCCTATAGAAAGCCCGAGATATATCCTTGAGCGCACAAACCGTTTATTCGGCTTTTTTAAACAGACCGATTTCCAGGCAATCCCTGAATTAATAGGAGAAAAAAGGGAAAATATTAACGTTTTTGAAGGTTTATGGAAAAAATACATAGGTGATTGCAAAATATTCTATACCAGGACTACTAAAGGCAGACAGGCTCTTTTGCATGCCAGAAAAGCTTCATTCTCGAGTTTAACAAGAAGTAAAAAAATAAACCGCTGGCAATAAACTTATATACCAATTCCTATTTTTCGTTGTTTAGCGGTGTCCTGCGTTTTCATTTCCTGAAATAACACTTTAATATCTTCAAAAGCTGCATATTTTTTATCATTAATAATAGCCCTTCTGCAAGCAGAATTAATCATAGAAGAAATATCGGCATAAGAACAACCTTCTGTCATATTCACAATTTTATCAACAACAGGCAAAAGCTTATGTGCGGGTTTTTTAAATTTTATAAGTTTTGTTATCATATCCTTTCTATCCTCTTCACCGGGATATGTAACAAGGATTTTTTGGTCAAACCTGCCGGCACGTTTTGCCGCATCCGGGATGTCCATGCATCAGAAAACCGTTAGGCATATCAACATTACCGTCTTTTATTTCCTGCCTGTATTTTTTATCCCAAGGCCGGACAATAAATTCATTTATCAAAGCTTTCGTTTCTTTCATACTTCCTATTTCGTCAAGACTATTTGGATCTAAGGTGTTAAAATTTACTTTCATTGCTTTTAAAACGGAGGGACCTTCACAATTAGACAGTTTCAGCAATGGCATATCTTCTTCAATTTCTTCCTGTACACTCTCAAAAGTATCCCTTTGGATATTTGCATATGCTCTAAGCCGGTTTTTTATATGGTCGTCCTTCACCTTTGAAATAAGCGTTTGCATATTATCTCAAAACGGGTCTTCAAAATTAACATTATTTACCATTTTCATCATCATTTCATAATCTTTTTTTCAAGAAAATATTCTACAGGTGTGATTAACCGAAAATCATAGCTACTGTTATCACGATAAAGTGCATTGGATTTTGCACATTTGTTTGAGCTGTTAATATGTAAAATTTTCATGTTAAGCCTTTCTCACATACTCTATTAAATACGGGCATAATTTTTTTGCCGTTTTTAAAAACAAATATTATTCTAATTTGCTATAATAAGTTAATAATCAGTTATTCAGGATTTCTATGCAGACAAAACCAAATATTAACCGAATATTCAACGACCTTGCCAAAAACTACGACAAGTTAAACAACATCATTTCTTTAGGTTTACACCTGAACATAAAAAAACAGGCTGTTAAAAATGTGCCGTTGAAAGATGATTTTAAAGTTTTAGACATTTGTACAGGCACAGGAGATGTTGCAATTTATATTGCCAAAAACATAACCAAGAACGGGAAAGTAACCGGCATAGACTTTTCAGAACCAATGCTTGCAATAGCAAAACGAAAAGCCTCTAACCTTAAAAACATTGAATTCCTTAATGCTGATGCAATGGCTTTACCGTTTGAAGATAATGAATTTGACGCTTGTTTTATCAGCTTCGGACTTAGGAATTTGCCTGATTATAAACAAGCCCTGCTTGAAATGAAACGCGTTACTAAAAACGGCGGCTTTGTTGTCAATCTTGATACCGGAAAACCGCAGGGATTTTTGAAATTCTTTTATCAAATATATTTTTTCAAAATCATGCCTGCATTGGGTAGATTTTTCCATGGAAATGCAAGCCCGTATGAATATCTGGCAAAATCAAGTAAAAGTTTTCCCTCATCAAAAGAACTCGTTTCTATGTTCGAAGAATTAGGACTGAAAGAAGTTAAAAGCGTTAATTTTTTGTTTGGGGCAATATCACAGCAAATTGGCGAAGTCTAAGCAAAAAAAGATATAGCAAAATTCATATTTATGACTTATAATAAAAATTAAATATAAAAGAGGTAACTATGATTATTCAAAAGGTAAGCCCTGTAAGTTCCGCTAAAAACAGTAACATTAAGGCTATTAGTAGCCAACCCCTTGTTAATATGCGCAGCTCTCAAGATAGTGTTTCATTCGGTATTAGGCTTAAAATCACAGATTTTGGTAAAATGTTATTAGAAGCACTTGGCAAAGATATTAACAAAATAATTAAACACGTAAAAGACCCTGCACTTAAAGCAGAAACCGGAACCATTTCGGATTTTGGCAAAGGTGATAAAATAAAAGTTACCCAAGCTGTATTTAGTAACCGATTAAAAATCATACGGTGTAATTGGTTGATAGGAAGTGATGGAGATGCCACCTATCCGCTGGATATGGTAAAAAAAATGTCTGAAAGAGATATTGCAAGAGAAATTCTTTCTGCTTCAAAAATCTCAGGTAATCCAACAAATCCTTATTTCGGTATGTAATTGTTCTTGAATTAAGCAGTAACATAAACTCTGTCCGTACAAAACTGAAAAAGTAAGCGGGATTTTAACGATTTGCGTATCAATAATAAGTGTATTTTCCTTTTAGCTCTGCCATCAGACATATTCATCACTCTGTTTCAAACGAAAGGCAGGTGTTTGAGTTATAAAAAATTATTAAAATTTGTTTAGATTTGAATTCAGAGTATTGACAAAACTAATTAATAGTATATACTATTAATTAGTATAGGTTACTAATAAGGATATTTTAGTATGCCGGTTAAACGAAATACATTTCAAAAATCTTTAGTTCTTAAAACGGTACATGATATGAAATGCCATGTCAGTGCTGATGAGGTTTATGATGTAATCAACAAAAATTATCCCAATATTAGTAGAGCCACGGTTTATAGAAACTTAAACGAATTAGCAAAGAGCAAAGAAATCAAAAAAATAGAAATTCCCGGAGGTGCCGACCGTTTTGATTATAAATGTTTTGACCATTACCATATAAGATGTT from Candidatus Gastranaerophilales bacterium encodes the following:
- the ubiE gene encoding bifunctional demethylmenaquinone methyltransferase/2-methoxy-6-polyprenyl-1,4-benzoquinol methylase UbiE, whose amino-acid sequence is MQTKPNINRIFNDLAKNYDKLNNIISLGLHLNIKKQAVKNVPLKDDFKVLDICTGTGDVAIYIAKNITKNGKVTGIDFSEPMLAIAKRKASNLKNIEFLNADAMALPFEDNEFDACFISFGLRNLPDYKQALLEMKRVTKNGGFVVNLDTGKPQGFLKFFYQIYFFKIMPALGRFFHGNASPYEYLAKSSKSFPSSKELVSMFEELGLKEVKSVNFLFGAISQQIGEV
- a CDS encoding transcriptional repressor, encoding MPVKRNTFQKSLVLKTVHDMKCHVSADEVYDVINKNYPNISRATVYRNLNELAKSKEIKKIEIPGGADRFDYKCFDHYHIRCLKCGKIFDVDMEYIKDLEKTIQNSHGFEFKGHDIMFKGICPICR